One stretch of Excalfactoria chinensis isolate bCotChi1 chromosome 2, bCotChi1.hap2, whole genome shotgun sequence DNA includes these proteins:
- the ADCYAP1 gene encoding pituitary adenylate cyclase-activating polypeptide isoform X1: MSALGSRGNLRASRTAPPSSALPTALFLSLPHRVAMCSKALLALLVYGIIMHCSVYCSPAVGLQYPALRLEEEVYDEDGNTLQDFAYEQEPLGVAGPPSALGEVYALYYPPGKRHADGIFSKAYRKLLGQLSARKYLHSLMAKRVGGASSGLGDEAEPLSKRHIDGIFTDSYSRYRKQMAVKKYLAAVLGKRYKQRVKNKGRRVAYL, from the exons ATGTCTGCGCTGGGGTCGCGGGGAAACCTCCGGGCCAGCCGCACCGCACCGCCCTCCTCCGCCCTTCCCACCG cgcttttcctttccctcccgCACAGAGTGGCAATGTGTAGCAAAGCGCTCCTAGCCCTCCTGGTCTATGGCATAATAATGCATTGCAGCGTCTACTGCTCACCCGCCGTTGGACTCCAGTACCCGGCGCTCAG gctggaggaggaggtgtACGACGAGGATGGGAACACCCTGCAGGACTTCGCCTACGAGCAAGAGCCGCTTGGGGTGGCGGGGCCGCCGTCCGCGCTGGGCGAGGTGTACGCGCTGTACTACCCGCCGGGAAAGAG GCACGCCGATGGGATCTTCAGCAAAGCCTACAGGAAACTCCTGGGCCAGCTGTCCGCCAGGAAATACCTGCACTCCCTGATGGCCAAGCGGGTCGG CGGTGCCAGCAGCGGCCTGGGGGACGAGGCGGAACCGCTCAGCAAGAGGCACATAGACGGCATCTTCACGGACAGCTACAGCCGCTACCGGAAACAAATGGCTGTCAAGAAATACTTAGCGGCCGTCCTGGGGAAAAGGTATAAACaaagagttaaaaacaaaggaCGCCGAGTAGCGTATTTGTAG
- the ADCYAP1 gene encoding pituitary adenylate cyclase-activating polypeptide isoform X2, which yields MCSKALLALLVYGIIMHCSVYCSPAVGLQYPALRLEEEVYDEDGNTLQDFAYEQEPLGVAGPPSALGEVYALYYPPGKRHADGIFSKAYRKLLGQLSARKYLHSLMAKRVGGASSGLGDEAEPLSKRHIDGIFTDSYSRYRKQMAVKKYLAAVLGKRYKQRVKNKGRRVAYL from the exons ATGTGTAGCAAAGCGCTCCTAGCCCTCCTGGTCTATGGCATAATAATGCATTGCAGCGTCTACTGCTCACCCGCCGTTGGACTCCAGTACCCGGCGCTCAG gctggaggaggaggtgtACGACGAGGATGGGAACACCCTGCAGGACTTCGCCTACGAGCAAGAGCCGCTTGGGGTGGCGGGGCCGCCGTCCGCGCTGGGCGAGGTGTACGCGCTGTACTACCCGCCGGGAAAGAG GCACGCCGATGGGATCTTCAGCAAAGCCTACAGGAAACTCCTGGGCCAGCTGTCCGCCAGGAAATACCTGCACTCCCTGATGGCCAAGCGGGTCGG CGGTGCCAGCAGCGGCCTGGGGGACGAGGCGGAACCGCTCAGCAAGAGGCACATAGACGGCATCTTCACGGACAGCTACAGCCGCTACCGGAAACAAATGGCTGTCAAGAAATACTTAGCGGCCGTCCTGGGGAAAAGGTATAAACaaagagttaaaaacaaaggaCGCCGAGTAGCGTATTTGTAG